In Pseudoliparis swirei isolate HS2019 ecotype Mariana Trench chromosome 2, NWPU_hadal_v1, whole genome shotgun sequence, the following are encoded in one genomic region:
- the slc15a2 gene encoding solute carrier family 15 member 2 isoform X3: MLTVNKETGVCGTNYPTSICFIVVNEFCERFSYYGMKAVLVLYFLTYLHWDQDQSTAVYHAFSSLCYFTPVLGALIADSWLGKYSALSMAGLVLIAFGTGGIKPCVAAFGGDQFDEEHGSERQKFFSIFYMAINAGSLLSTVVTPILRGDVQCFGGDCYALAFGVPAALMVVALVVFIAGSGQYKRSPPQGNVLLEVCRCVGFAIKNRWRRSQYDSRRTHWLDWAEEKYSKRLIQEVKMVLRVLVLYVPLPMFWALFDQQGSRWTLQATRMNAALGDSFIVKPDQMQMLNALLILVFVPVFELIVYPLVGFCRIRITPLRKMAMGMVFAALAFGAAALVELNVVSTVVAPPPVGACLLQVLNLAHGDMSLKLPGGDAFQPIRYLQDPPAYETVPASGEEMKIQVSFNGNISECNFTPDQQGAYTLLVSSDSTGVHCSQATDHITKNEDGSPLLRFLNTFPEPVNLTVGAVTFQVTSGLSMSPNQTVERGRYQDVSCCLPAGRCSLLDLGLLDFGASYTVVLVEEAGVLAARRLQDVAPNDVSVAWQVPQYVLLTAGEVMFSVTGLEFSYSQAPPSMKSVLQAGWLLTVAFGNVIVLIVAEGAGLEQVGRHETQEC; encoded by the exons ATGCTGACTGTAAACAAAGAGACG GGAGTATGTGGGACCAACTATCCGACCAGCATCTGCTTCATCGTGGTGAACGAGTTCTGCGAGCGCTTCTCGTACTACGGCATGAAAG CGGTGCTGGTTCTGTACTTCCTCACCTACCTGCactgggaccaggaccagtccACCGCCGTGTACCACGCCTTCAGCAGCCTCTGCTACTTCACACCCGTCCTGGGGGCGCTCATCGCCGACTCCTGGCTCGGGAAGTACAG CGCTCTGTCCATGGCGGGCCTGGTGCTCATCGCCTTCGGCACCGGAGGAATCAAACCCTGCGTGGCGGCGTTTGGCGGAGACCAGTTTGACGAAGAGCAC GGCAGCGAGAGGCAGAagttcttctccatcttctacATGGCGATCAACGCCGGCAGCCTGCTGTCCACCGTCGTCACGCCGATCCTGAGAG GAGACGTTCAGTGTTTCGGAGGCGACTGCTACGCTCTGGCCTTCGGGGTTCCCGCCGCTCTGATGGTCGTGGCTTTAG tGGTGTTCATTGCTGGCAGCGGGCAGTACAAGAGGAGCCCCCCTCAGGGCAACGTGCTGCTGGAGGTGTGCCGCTGCGTCGGG TTCGCCATCAAGAACCGCTGGAGGAGATCCCAGTACGACTCCCGGAGGACGCACTGGCTGGACTGGGCCGAGGAGAAGTACTCG AAGCGTCTGATCCAGGAGGTGAAGATGGTGCTGAGGGTTCTGGTGCTCTACGTCCCCCTGCCCATGTTCTGGGCTCTGTTTGACCAGCAG ggaTCCCGCTGGACGCTGCAGGCCACCAGGATGAACGCGGCCCTG gGAGACTCGTTCATCGTGAAGCCCGACCAGATGCAG ATGCTGAACGCGCTGCTGATCCTCGTCTTCGTGCCGGTCTTTGAACTCATCGTTTATCCGCTCGTCGGCTTCTGCAGAATCCGAATCAC GCCTCTGAGGAAGATGGCCATGGGGATGGTGTTCGCAGCGCTGGCCTTCGGAGCGGCCGCCCTGGTGGAGCTGAACGTGGTG AGCACGgtggtggccccgccccccgtgGGGGCGTGTCTCCTGCAGGTGTTGAACCTGGCGCACGGCGACATGAGTCTGAAGCTGCCGGGCGGCGACGCCTTCCAACCGATCCGCTACCTTCAG GACCCTCCGGCCTATGAGACGGTTCCAGCCTCCGGTGAAGAGATGAAGATTCAAGTCTCCTTCAACGGGAACATCTCAGAGTGCAACTTCAcgcctgaccagcagggggcgtacACACTGCTGGTGTCCTCCGACTCCACCGGGGTCCACTGCTCACAG GCGACCGACCACATCACCAAGAACGAGGACGGGAGCCCTCTGCTGAGGTTCCTCAACACCTTCCCGGAGCCCGTGAACCTCACGGTGGGCGCGGTGACCTTCCAGGTGACCTCTGGCCTCAGCATGTCTCCTAACCAGACCGTGGAGCGGGGCCG CTACCAGGATGTGAGCTGCTGCCTGCCTGCAGGCCGTTGCTCCCTGCTGGATCTCGGGCTGCTGGACTTCGGGGCGTCGTACACCGTTGTCCTCGTGGAG GAGGCGGGTGTGCTGGCGGCTCGCCGGCTGCAGGACGTGGCGCCCAACGACGTGAGCGTGGCGTGGCAGGTCCCTCAGTACGTGCTGCTCACCGCGGGGGAGGTCATGTTCTCCGTCACCGGGCTGGAGTTCTCCTACTCACAG GCTCCGCCCAGCATGAAGTCGGTGCTGCAGGCCGGCTGGCTGCTCACGGTGGCGTTCGGGAACGTCATCGTTCTGATCGTggctgagggggcggggcttgaacAGGTAGGACGCCACGAGACACAGGAATGTTAG
- the hspbap1 gene encoding LOW QUALITY PROTEIN: HSPB1-associated protein 1 homolog (The sequence of the model RefSeq protein was modified relative to this genomic sequence to represent the inferred CDS: inserted 5 bases in 3 codons) has translation MKAFSPQEAQKVLQHLQTPAVFTNMAAGWPSLLWTAEHLSDRLEGKMIQFRLGRREETNAPLFETQCSFVAARLEDFLSWTGGRTGPGAGPGQYPPSQYWAYADYKHLALLLQELPSMFQEVRWSDFGFEGRSGRESTAWIGSAGANTPCHLDAYGCNLVLQVQGRKRWHLFPEDTWRLYXDRIPYEESSIFSRVHVVQPDLKRFPLFTGSRAHVTLQPGQVLFVPXHWWHWVESLDSVTXSINSWIELVRSGATSARRRRDQGRASSPESRRRPDDWLNPTEAGVASHQDNMQSVNLALGACARGRSTLTRPLPAKRDSGDKSGKGGDSGPFRVPFGPHLVPVRPASTETTTARRSTHLKKKKKKKKTVYLGIDLPDAPVTTDELLDCLLHRTSSPATELLLGADRKSGHGTSGSRYSQVLFLSSWTSSLFFFSSSSSSSSSSHRVLPVLPVRLVEVA, from the exons caccaacatggccgccggcTGGCCGTCTCTCCTCTGGACCGCCGAGCACCTGTCAGACCGCCTGGAGGGCAAAATGATCCAGTTCAGactggggaggagagaggagaccaaCG cgccGCTGTTTGAGACCCAGTGCTCCTTCGTGGCGGCCCGGCTGGAGGACTTCCTGAGCTGGACCGGGGGCCGGACCGGGCCGGGGGCGGGCCCCGGCCAGTACCCCCCCTCTCAGTACTGGGCCTACGCGGACTACAAGCACCTGGccctgctgctgcaggagctACCCTCCATGTTCCAG GAAGTCCGGTGGTCCGACTTCGGCTTCGAGGGCCGCAGCGGGAGGGAGAGCACGGCGTGGATCGGCTCGGCCGGCGCCAACACGCCGTGCCACCTGGACGCCTACGGCTGCAACCTGGTGCTGCAGGTGCAGGGACG GAAGCGTTGGCACCTCTTCCCCGAGGACACATGGAGGCTCTA CGACCGGATCCCCTACGAGGAGTCCAGCATCTTCAgccgggtccatgtggtccagccAGACCTGAAGAGGTTCCCTTTGTTCACCGGGTCCAGAGCCCACGTCACCCTGCAGCCCGGACAG GTGCTGTTCGTGC GTCACTGGTGGCACTGGGTGGAGTCCCTGGACTCCGTGAC CTCCATCAACTCGTGGATCGAACTGGTGA gaagtggagcgaCGTCGGCGAGGCGGCGCCGTGATCAAGGCCGTGCGTCTTCGCCTGAAAGCCGACGCCGACCGGACGACTGGCTGAACCCCACCGAG GCCGGCGTGGCGTCCCACCAGGACAACATGCAGAGTGTGAACCTGGCCCTGGGAGCCTGTGCTCGGGGACGCAGCACCCTGACCCGGCCCCTCCCAGCCAAGCGGGACTCTGGGGACAAATCAGGGAAAGGCGGGGACTCCGGGCCCTTCAGGGTTCCCTTTGGACCGCATCTGGTCCCGGTGCGGCCTGCCTCGACGGAAACCACAACGGCTCGAAGGTCAActcacctgaagaagaagaagaagaagaagaagacggtgtACCTCGGCATCGACCTCCCGGACGCGCCCGTAACCACGGACGAGCTGCTGGACTGCCTGCTGCACCGGACGTCATCGCCCGCGACGGAGCTCCTCCTGGGcgcggacaggaagtcaggacaCGGAACGTCTG GAAGTCGTTACAGTCAGGTGCTCTTCCTGTCCAGCTGGACCTcgtctttattcttcttctcgtcctcctcgtcctcctcgtcttcctcccacCGAGTCCTGCCGGTACTTCCTGTCCGGCTGGTGGAGGTCGCGTAG
- the slc15a2 gene encoding solute carrier family 15 member 2 isoform X2, which yields MAKGVCGTNYPTSICFIVVNEFCERFSYYGMKAVLVLYFLTYLHWDQDQSTAVYHAFSSLCYFTPVLGALIADSWLGKYRTIVYLSMVYVVGHVVKSVGAVPVVGTANVHIALSMAGLVLIAFGTGGIKPCVAAFGGDQFDEEHGSERQKFFSIFYMAINAGSLLSTVVTPILRGDVQCFGGDCYALAFGVPAALMVVALVVFIAGSGQYKRSPPQGNVLLEVCRCVGFAIKNRWRRSQYDSRRTHWLDWAEEKYSKRLIQEVKMVLRVLVLYVPLPMFWALFDQQGSRWTLQATRMNAALGDSFIVKPDQMQMLNALLILVFVPVFELIVYPLVGFCRIRITPLRKMAMGMVFAALAFGAAALVELNVVSTVVAPPPVGACLLQVLNLAHGDMSLKLPGGDAFQPIRYLQDPPAYETVPASGEEMKIQVSFNGNISECNFTPDQQGAYTLLVSSDSTGVHCSQATDHITKNEDGSPLLRFLNTFPEPVNLTVGAVTFQVTSGLSMSPNQTVERGRYQDVSCCLPAGRCSLLDLGLLDFGASYTVVLVEEAGVLAARRLQDVAPNDVSVAWQVPQYVLLTAGEVMFSVTGLEFSYSQAPPSMKSVLQAGWLLTVAFGNVIVLIVAEGAGLEQVGRHETQEC from the exons ATGGCGAAG GGAGTATGTGGGACCAACTATCCGACCAGCATCTGCTTCATCGTGGTGAACGAGTTCTGCGAGCGCTTCTCGTACTACGGCATGAAAG CGGTGCTGGTTCTGTACTTCCTCACCTACCTGCactgggaccaggaccagtccACCGCCGTGTACCACGCCTTCAGCAGCCTCTGCTACTTCACACCCGTCCTGGGGGCGCTCATCGCCGACTCCTGGCTCGGGAAGTACAG GACCATCGTCTACCTGTCCATGGTCTACGTGGTCGGCCACGTGGTGAAGTCGGTCGGAGCCGTTCCCGTCGTGGGAACCGCCAACGTGCACAT CGCTCTGTCCATGGCGGGCCTGGTGCTCATCGCCTTCGGCACCGGAGGAATCAAACCCTGCGTGGCGGCGTTTGGCGGAGACCAGTTTGACGAAGAGCAC GGCAGCGAGAGGCAGAagttcttctccatcttctacATGGCGATCAACGCCGGCAGCCTGCTGTCCACCGTCGTCACGCCGATCCTGAGAG GAGACGTTCAGTGTTTCGGAGGCGACTGCTACGCTCTGGCCTTCGGGGTTCCCGCCGCTCTGATGGTCGTGGCTTTAG tGGTGTTCATTGCTGGCAGCGGGCAGTACAAGAGGAGCCCCCCTCAGGGCAACGTGCTGCTGGAGGTGTGCCGCTGCGTCGGG TTCGCCATCAAGAACCGCTGGAGGAGATCCCAGTACGACTCCCGGAGGACGCACTGGCTGGACTGGGCCGAGGAGAAGTACTCG AAGCGTCTGATCCAGGAGGTGAAGATGGTGCTGAGGGTTCTGGTGCTCTACGTCCCCCTGCCCATGTTCTGGGCTCTGTTTGACCAGCAG ggaTCCCGCTGGACGCTGCAGGCCACCAGGATGAACGCGGCCCTG gGAGACTCGTTCATCGTGAAGCCCGACCAGATGCAG ATGCTGAACGCGCTGCTGATCCTCGTCTTCGTGCCGGTCTTTGAACTCATCGTTTATCCGCTCGTCGGCTTCTGCAGAATCCGAATCAC GCCTCTGAGGAAGATGGCCATGGGGATGGTGTTCGCAGCGCTGGCCTTCGGAGCGGCCGCCCTGGTGGAGCTGAACGTGGTG AGCACGgtggtggccccgccccccgtgGGGGCGTGTCTCCTGCAGGTGTTGAACCTGGCGCACGGCGACATGAGTCTGAAGCTGCCGGGCGGCGACGCCTTCCAACCGATCCGCTACCTTCAG GACCCTCCGGCCTATGAGACGGTTCCAGCCTCCGGTGAAGAGATGAAGATTCAAGTCTCCTTCAACGGGAACATCTCAGAGTGCAACTTCAcgcctgaccagcagggggcgtacACACTGCTGGTGTCCTCCGACTCCACCGGGGTCCACTGCTCACAG GCGACCGACCACATCACCAAGAACGAGGACGGGAGCCCTCTGCTGAGGTTCCTCAACACCTTCCCGGAGCCCGTGAACCTCACGGTGGGCGCGGTGACCTTCCAGGTGACCTCTGGCCTCAGCATGTCTCCTAACCAGACCGTGGAGCGGGGCCG CTACCAGGATGTGAGCTGCTGCCTGCCTGCAGGCCGTTGCTCCCTGCTGGATCTCGGGCTGCTGGACTTCGGGGCGTCGTACACCGTTGTCCTCGTGGAG GAGGCGGGTGTGCTGGCGGCTCGCCGGCTGCAGGACGTGGCGCCCAACGACGTGAGCGTGGCGTGGCAGGTCCCTCAGTACGTGCTGCTCACCGCGGGGGAGGTCATGTTCTCCGTCACCGGGCTGGAGTTCTCCTACTCACAG GCTCCGCCCAGCATGAAGTCGGTGCTGCAGGCCGGCTGGCTGCTCACGGTGGCGTTCGGGAACGTCATCGTTCTGATCGTggctgagggggcggggcttgaacAGGTAGGACGCCACGAGACACAGGAATGTTAG
- the slc15a2 gene encoding solute carrier family 15 member 2 isoform X5 — MLTVNKETGVCGTNYPTSICFIVVNEFCERFSYYGMKAVLVLYFLTYLHWDQDQSTAVYHAFSSLCYFTPVLGALIADSWLGKYRTIVYLSMVYVVGHVVKSVGAVPVVGTANVHIALSMAGLVLIAFGTGGIKPCVAAFGGDQFDEEHGSERQKFFSIFYMAINAGSLLSTVVTPILRGDVQCFGGDCYALAFGVPAALMVVALVVFIAGSGQYKRSPPQGNVLLEVCRCVGFAIKNRWRRSQYDSRRTHWLDWAEEKYSKRLIQEVKMVLRVLVLYVPLPMFWALFDQQGSRWTLQATRMNAALGDSFIVKPDQMQMLNALLILVFVPVFELIVYPLVGFCRIRITPLRKMAMGMVFAALAFGAAALVELNVVSTVVAPPPVGACLLQVLNLAHGDMSLKLPGGDAFQPIRYLQDPPAYETVPASGEEMKIQVSFNGNISECNFTPDQQGAYTLLVSSDSTGVHCSQATDHITKNEDGSPLLRFLNTFPEPVNLTVGAVTFQVTSGLSMSPNQTVERGRRRVCWRLAGCRTWRPTT, encoded by the exons ATGCTGACTGTAAACAAAGAGACG GGAGTATGTGGGACCAACTATCCGACCAGCATCTGCTTCATCGTGGTGAACGAGTTCTGCGAGCGCTTCTCGTACTACGGCATGAAAG CGGTGCTGGTTCTGTACTTCCTCACCTACCTGCactgggaccaggaccagtccACCGCCGTGTACCACGCCTTCAGCAGCCTCTGCTACTTCACACCCGTCCTGGGGGCGCTCATCGCCGACTCCTGGCTCGGGAAGTACAG GACCATCGTCTACCTGTCCATGGTCTACGTGGTCGGCCACGTGGTGAAGTCGGTCGGAGCCGTTCCCGTCGTGGGAACCGCCAACGTGCACAT CGCTCTGTCCATGGCGGGCCTGGTGCTCATCGCCTTCGGCACCGGAGGAATCAAACCCTGCGTGGCGGCGTTTGGCGGAGACCAGTTTGACGAAGAGCAC GGCAGCGAGAGGCAGAagttcttctccatcttctacATGGCGATCAACGCCGGCAGCCTGCTGTCCACCGTCGTCACGCCGATCCTGAGAG GAGACGTTCAGTGTTTCGGAGGCGACTGCTACGCTCTGGCCTTCGGGGTTCCCGCCGCTCTGATGGTCGTGGCTTTAG tGGTGTTCATTGCTGGCAGCGGGCAGTACAAGAGGAGCCCCCCTCAGGGCAACGTGCTGCTGGAGGTGTGCCGCTGCGTCGGG TTCGCCATCAAGAACCGCTGGAGGAGATCCCAGTACGACTCCCGGAGGACGCACTGGCTGGACTGGGCCGAGGAGAAGTACTCG AAGCGTCTGATCCAGGAGGTGAAGATGGTGCTGAGGGTTCTGGTGCTCTACGTCCCCCTGCCCATGTTCTGGGCTCTGTTTGACCAGCAG ggaTCCCGCTGGACGCTGCAGGCCACCAGGATGAACGCGGCCCTG gGAGACTCGTTCATCGTGAAGCCCGACCAGATGCAG ATGCTGAACGCGCTGCTGATCCTCGTCTTCGTGCCGGTCTTTGAACTCATCGTTTATCCGCTCGTCGGCTTCTGCAGAATCCGAATCAC GCCTCTGAGGAAGATGGCCATGGGGATGGTGTTCGCAGCGCTGGCCTTCGGAGCGGCCGCCCTGGTGGAGCTGAACGTGGTG AGCACGgtggtggccccgccccccgtgGGGGCGTGTCTCCTGCAGGTGTTGAACCTGGCGCACGGCGACATGAGTCTGAAGCTGCCGGGCGGCGACGCCTTCCAACCGATCCGCTACCTTCAG GACCCTCCGGCCTATGAGACGGTTCCAGCCTCCGGTGAAGAGATGAAGATTCAAGTCTCCTTCAACGGGAACATCTCAGAGTGCAACTTCAcgcctgaccagcagggggcgtacACACTGCTGGTGTCCTCCGACTCCACCGGGGTCCACTGCTCACAG GCGACCGACCACATCACCAAGAACGAGGACGGGAGCCCTCTGCTGAGGTTCCTCAACACCTTCCCGGAGCCCGTGAACCTCACGGTGGGCGCGGTGACCTTCCAGGTGACCTCTGGCCTCAGCATGTCTCCTAACCAGACCGTGGAGCGGGGCCG GAGGCGGGTGTGCTGGCGGCTCGCCGGCTGCAGGACGTGGCGCCCAACGACGTGA
- the slc15a2 gene encoding solute carrier family 15 member 2 isoform X4 has translation MKAVLVLYFLTYLHWDQDQSTAVYHAFSSLCYFTPVLGALIADSWLGKYRTIVYLSMVYVVGHVVKSVGAVPVVGTANVHIALSMAGLVLIAFGTGGIKPCVAAFGGDQFDEEHGSERQKFFSIFYMAINAGSLLSTVVTPILRGDVQCFGGDCYALAFGVPAALMVVALVVFIAGSGQYKRSPPQGNVLLEVCRCVGFAIKNRWRRSQYDSRRTHWLDWAEEKYSKRLIQEVKMVLRVLVLYVPLPMFWALFDQQGSRWTLQATRMNAALGDSFIVKPDQMQMLNALLILVFVPVFELIVYPLVGFCRIRITPLRKMAMGMVFAALAFGAAALVELNVVSTVVAPPPVGACLLQVLNLAHGDMSLKLPGGDAFQPIRYLQDPPAYETVPASGEEMKIQVSFNGNISECNFTPDQQGAYTLLVSSDSTGVHCSQATDHITKNEDGSPLLRFLNTFPEPVNLTVGAVTFQVTSGLSMSPNQTVERGRYQDVSCCLPAGRCSLLDLGLLDFGASYTVVLVEEAGVLAARRLQDVAPNDVSVAWQVPQYVLLTAGEVMFSVTGLEFSYSQAPPSMKSVLQAGWLLTVAFGNVIVLIVAEGAGLEQVGRHETQEC, from the exons ATGAAAG CGGTGCTGGTTCTGTACTTCCTCACCTACCTGCactgggaccaggaccagtccACCGCCGTGTACCACGCCTTCAGCAGCCTCTGCTACTTCACACCCGTCCTGGGGGCGCTCATCGCCGACTCCTGGCTCGGGAAGTACAG GACCATCGTCTACCTGTCCATGGTCTACGTGGTCGGCCACGTGGTGAAGTCGGTCGGAGCCGTTCCCGTCGTGGGAACCGCCAACGTGCACAT CGCTCTGTCCATGGCGGGCCTGGTGCTCATCGCCTTCGGCACCGGAGGAATCAAACCCTGCGTGGCGGCGTTTGGCGGAGACCAGTTTGACGAAGAGCAC GGCAGCGAGAGGCAGAagttcttctccatcttctacATGGCGATCAACGCCGGCAGCCTGCTGTCCACCGTCGTCACGCCGATCCTGAGAG GAGACGTTCAGTGTTTCGGAGGCGACTGCTACGCTCTGGCCTTCGGGGTTCCCGCCGCTCTGATGGTCGTGGCTTTAG tGGTGTTCATTGCTGGCAGCGGGCAGTACAAGAGGAGCCCCCCTCAGGGCAACGTGCTGCTGGAGGTGTGCCGCTGCGTCGGG TTCGCCATCAAGAACCGCTGGAGGAGATCCCAGTACGACTCCCGGAGGACGCACTGGCTGGACTGGGCCGAGGAGAAGTACTCG AAGCGTCTGATCCAGGAGGTGAAGATGGTGCTGAGGGTTCTGGTGCTCTACGTCCCCCTGCCCATGTTCTGGGCTCTGTTTGACCAGCAG ggaTCCCGCTGGACGCTGCAGGCCACCAGGATGAACGCGGCCCTG gGAGACTCGTTCATCGTGAAGCCCGACCAGATGCAG ATGCTGAACGCGCTGCTGATCCTCGTCTTCGTGCCGGTCTTTGAACTCATCGTTTATCCGCTCGTCGGCTTCTGCAGAATCCGAATCAC GCCTCTGAGGAAGATGGCCATGGGGATGGTGTTCGCAGCGCTGGCCTTCGGAGCGGCCGCCCTGGTGGAGCTGAACGTGGTG AGCACGgtggtggccccgccccccgtgGGGGCGTGTCTCCTGCAGGTGTTGAACCTGGCGCACGGCGACATGAGTCTGAAGCTGCCGGGCGGCGACGCCTTCCAACCGATCCGCTACCTTCAG GACCCTCCGGCCTATGAGACGGTTCCAGCCTCCGGTGAAGAGATGAAGATTCAAGTCTCCTTCAACGGGAACATCTCAGAGTGCAACTTCAcgcctgaccagcagggggcgtacACACTGCTGGTGTCCTCCGACTCCACCGGGGTCCACTGCTCACAG GCGACCGACCACATCACCAAGAACGAGGACGGGAGCCCTCTGCTGAGGTTCCTCAACACCTTCCCGGAGCCCGTGAACCTCACGGTGGGCGCGGTGACCTTCCAGGTGACCTCTGGCCTCAGCATGTCTCCTAACCAGACCGTGGAGCGGGGCCG CTACCAGGATGTGAGCTGCTGCCTGCCTGCAGGCCGTTGCTCCCTGCTGGATCTCGGGCTGCTGGACTTCGGGGCGTCGTACACCGTTGTCCTCGTGGAG GAGGCGGGTGTGCTGGCGGCTCGCCGGCTGCAGGACGTGGCGCCCAACGACGTGAGCGTGGCGTGGCAGGTCCCTCAGTACGTGCTGCTCACCGCGGGGGAGGTCATGTTCTCCGTCACCGGGCTGGAGTTCTCCTACTCACAG GCTCCGCCCAGCATGAAGTCGGTGCTGCAGGCCGGCTGGCTGCTCACGGTGGCGTTCGGGAACGTCATCGTTCTGATCGTggctgagggggcggggcttgaacAGGTAGGACGCCACGAGACACAGGAATGTTAG
- the slc15a2 gene encoding solute carrier family 15 member 2 isoform X1, with amino-acid sequence MLTVNKETGVCGTNYPTSICFIVVNEFCERFSYYGMKAVLVLYFLTYLHWDQDQSTAVYHAFSSLCYFTPVLGALIADSWLGKYRTIVYLSMVYVVGHVVKSVGAVPVVGTANVHIALSMAGLVLIAFGTGGIKPCVAAFGGDQFDEEHGSERQKFFSIFYMAINAGSLLSTVVTPILRGDVQCFGGDCYALAFGVPAALMVVALVVFIAGSGQYKRSPPQGNVLLEVCRCVGFAIKNRWRRSQYDSRRTHWLDWAEEKYSKRLIQEVKMVLRVLVLYVPLPMFWALFDQQGSRWTLQATRMNAALGDSFIVKPDQMQMLNALLILVFVPVFELIVYPLVGFCRIRITPLRKMAMGMVFAALAFGAAALVELNVVSTVVAPPPVGACLLQVLNLAHGDMSLKLPGGDAFQPIRYLQDPPAYETVPASGEEMKIQVSFNGNISECNFTPDQQGAYTLLVSSDSTGVHCSQATDHITKNEDGSPLLRFLNTFPEPVNLTVGAVTFQVTSGLSMSPNQTVERGRYQDVSCCLPAGRCSLLDLGLLDFGASYTVVLVEEAGVLAARRLQDVAPNDVSVAWQVPQYVLLTAGEVMFSVTGLEFSYSQAPPSMKSVLQAGWLLTVAFGNVIVLIVAEGAGLEQVGRHETQEC; translated from the exons ATGCTGACTGTAAACAAAGAGACG GGAGTATGTGGGACCAACTATCCGACCAGCATCTGCTTCATCGTGGTGAACGAGTTCTGCGAGCGCTTCTCGTACTACGGCATGAAAG CGGTGCTGGTTCTGTACTTCCTCACCTACCTGCactgggaccaggaccagtccACCGCCGTGTACCACGCCTTCAGCAGCCTCTGCTACTTCACACCCGTCCTGGGGGCGCTCATCGCCGACTCCTGGCTCGGGAAGTACAG GACCATCGTCTACCTGTCCATGGTCTACGTGGTCGGCCACGTGGTGAAGTCGGTCGGAGCCGTTCCCGTCGTGGGAACCGCCAACGTGCACAT CGCTCTGTCCATGGCGGGCCTGGTGCTCATCGCCTTCGGCACCGGAGGAATCAAACCCTGCGTGGCGGCGTTTGGCGGAGACCAGTTTGACGAAGAGCAC GGCAGCGAGAGGCAGAagttcttctccatcttctacATGGCGATCAACGCCGGCAGCCTGCTGTCCACCGTCGTCACGCCGATCCTGAGAG GAGACGTTCAGTGTTTCGGAGGCGACTGCTACGCTCTGGCCTTCGGGGTTCCCGCCGCTCTGATGGTCGTGGCTTTAG tGGTGTTCATTGCTGGCAGCGGGCAGTACAAGAGGAGCCCCCCTCAGGGCAACGTGCTGCTGGAGGTGTGCCGCTGCGTCGGG TTCGCCATCAAGAACCGCTGGAGGAGATCCCAGTACGACTCCCGGAGGACGCACTGGCTGGACTGGGCCGAGGAGAAGTACTCG AAGCGTCTGATCCAGGAGGTGAAGATGGTGCTGAGGGTTCTGGTGCTCTACGTCCCCCTGCCCATGTTCTGGGCTCTGTTTGACCAGCAG ggaTCCCGCTGGACGCTGCAGGCCACCAGGATGAACGCGGCCCTG gGAGACTCGTTCATCGTGAAGCCCGACCAGATGCAG ATGCTGAACGCGCTGCTGATCCTCGTCTTCGTGCCGGTCTTTGAACTCATCGTTTATCCGCTCGTCGGCTTCTGCAGAATCCGAATCAC GCCTCTGAGGAAGATGGCCATGGGGATGGTGTTCGCAGCGCTGGCCTTCGGAGCGGCCGCCCTGGTGGAGCTGAACGTGGTG AGCACGgtggtggccccgccccccgtgGGGGCGTGTCTCCTGCAGGTGTTGAACCTGGCGCACGGCGACATGAGTCTGAAGCTGCCGGGCGGCGACGCCTTCCAACCGATCCGCTACCTTCAG GACCCTCCGGCCTATGAGACGGTTCCAGCCTCCGGTGAAGAGATGAAGATTCAAGTCTCCTTCAACGGGAACATCTCAGAGTGCAACTTCAcgcctgaccagcagggggcgtacACACTGCTGGTGTCCTCCGACTCCACCGGGGTCCACTGCTCACAG GCGACCGACCACATCACCAAGAACGAGGACGGGAGCCCTCTGCTGAGGTTCCTCAACACCTTCCCGGAGCCCGTGAACCTCACGGTGGGCGCGGTGACCTTCCAGGTGACCTCTGGCCTCAGCATGTCTCCTAACCAGACCGTGGAGCGGGGCCG CTACCAGGATGTGAGCTGCTGCCTGCCTGCAGGCCGTTGCTCCCTGCTGGATCTCGGGCTGCTGGACTTCGGGGCGTCGTACACCGTTGTCCTCGTGGAG GAGGCGGGTGTGCTGGCGGCTCGCCGGCTGCAGGACGTGGCGCCCAACGACGTGAGCGTGGCGTGGCAGGTCCCTCAGTACGTGCTGCTCACCGCGGGGGAGGTCATGTTCTCCGTCACCGGGCTGGAGTTCTCCTACTCACAG GCTCCGCCCAGCATGAAGTCGGTGCTGCAGGCCGGCTGGCTGCTCACGGTGGCGTTCGGGAACGTCATCGTTCTGATCGTggctgagggggcggggcttgaacAGGTAGGACGCCACGAGACACAGGAATGTTAG